The nucleotide window AGCTGGCGTTCATTGATCAGGAAGATCTGGTTGCGCGCCATTTCCAGCAACAGATCGTTATAAAGGCTGTCAAATTCCTGATCCGCTTTCAGCACGCGGGCCTGAATTTTTTTTAGCAGATGGCGCGGGGTAGAGGGAGAACCTTGCTCTTCGCCAATCAAAATGCGGCGCTTCAGGTCAGCAAAGCGAACCTTATAGAACTCTTCAAGGTTATTGGAATAGATACCCAGAAAACGCATACGCTCAATGAGGGGATTGGTCTTATCCGCCGCTTCCTGAAGCACGCGCTCGTTAAACGATAACCAACTCAACTCTTTTTCTATATACAGCTTTTCCTGACCCATTTTTACTCCGTCTGCAGATCCTGTTTTGATCGGCCATTGTCTTCTTTCATTATGGCGAGAGTATGGCAGCAAAGTCCAACGGACATTGTTGATTGTCTTATTAATCTTATACGGGCAACATAGCGACTTCTACGCGCACTGGAAAGCCCTTAACGCATGAGTTCGACCCCTATCCCTGCCCAGTTCAACGGCCGCCGCCGTCGGTTTATCGACCGGCTGACTCGTCGCGTCGTCAGGATCTGTGGGCTGGCTATTCTGCTGGTGATGTTTTTACTCTTCGTCTGGCTGCTGTGGGTGGTTGTGCCGCTGTTTGCCACGCCCTCACTCAGCAACGAACAGCAGATCGTGCTGCCTCCTTCCCAGCCTTCTGTGGCGATGGGCATGGATGCGGGGCAGCAGTGGGGCTGGCGTATCGATAAGCAAGGGCAAGGCTTTTTTATTCCTCTGAGCAGTCAGGCCGCTTCCGCACCCTATCCGCTGAGCCGGGGCACCGTTGCTGCCGTCTCCACGCCTGACGACCGCTCCATTTTATTACGGAGTGAAAGCGGGCTGGTGCTGGTGCAGCCGCAGTTCAGCACGGTGACCAACGAACCGCTCTGGCGCTTCCCCTTAGGCGACAAACCGCTGGCGGGCAGCGATCCCGATGCCAGCCTTATAACCCTGGCCCAGCTGGACGAGCAGCGCTGGCTGGTGGCTCAGGCCAGCGCGCAGCAGATCACCCTGATCAAATACCAGCTTAATACCGCCGCTGAGATCTTTACGGTCAACACGCCTGGCGTGACACAGCTGCTGCTTTCACCCGATGGGCAACGCTTATTCACCGTTTCTGGCACCATTTTACGCGTCTGGAAAATAACGCCGCAGGGGCCGGTACTGCGTGATACCCACACGCTAAATAGCGTGCCGGCGCGCATTGCCCTGATGAGCGGAGGAAGCTCACTGCTGATAGCGGACAGCCGTGGCATCTCACAGTGGTTCGATATCGCCAGCGAGTCGGGACCGCAGTTGCACTACATCCGCCAGTTTGCCGGGGCGGAAGAGGGGGGCGTGCTCATAACCGAAGCGCATCGCCGCGTCTTTGCCACGCTAAACCCGGAGGGTGCACTCAGGCTCTATGCCAGCAAACAGCAGGGGGCAATCTTATCCAGCCAGCTACACAGCGGGGCCGGACTCGCTACGTTCGCCCCGCGCGGCGATGGCTTGCTGCTGGAGCATGACGGCATCTGGAGACACTACCGGCTCACCAATCCCTGGCCCGATATCAGCTGGCGGAACCTGTGGCAGAAAGTCTGGTATGAGCACTATCCCGCCGCGGATTACGTCTGGCAATCCACCTCTGCTAATGATGAGTATCAGGGCAAATACAGCCTGGTGCCGATGGTGGCAGGCACCCTTAAAGCCGCCGGTCTGGCCATGCTGTTTGCCACGCCGCTGGCGCTGGCGGCGGCGATGTACACCGCGTGGTTTATGGCGCCTGGCCTCCGGCGCTGGGTCAAACCGGCGATAGAGATGATGGGCGCGTTACCCAGCGTGGTGATCGGTCTGATTGCCGGGCTGTGGCTGGCGCCTCAGCTCGCTGACAGATTGCTGGGCGTGCTGCTGTTACCGCTGCTGCTGGCTGGCGTGCTGCTGCTCTGCAGCTGGGGTTCACAGCAATTATCGCCCGTCTGGCGTCACCGTCTCTGCAGGGAGGGCCGGGAAATCTGGATCCTGATGCCGCTGATGCTGCTGACGGCGGCACTCTCCCTGTGGCTGATCCCTTTGCTAGAGCATCAGCTGTTTGACAATGGCCTGGCGGGACGCTTCAGCCAGAACTACCAGCAGCGCAATTTACTGATTGCAGGCGTCGCTATGGGCTTCGCGCTGGTGCCGTTAATCTTCACGCTGGCGGAAGATGCCATCTTCAGCGTTCCTGCTTCTCTGGGGCAGGGGTCGCTGGCGCTGGGCGCCACGCCGTGGCAAACCCTGATCCGCGTGGTAGTGCCGGGCGCCTCATCCGGCATCTTTGCCGCGCTGATGATCGGTTTTGGCCGGGCGCTGGGAGAAACGATGATCATGCTGATGGCGACAGGAAATACGCCGGTAACGGAAGGCGGCCTGTTGCAGGGCGTACGCACTCTGGCTGCCAACGTAGCCATCGAAATGCCGGAAGCGGCCGCAGGCAGCGCCCATTACCGCATCCTGTTCTTAAGCGCTCTGGTGCTGCTGATCTTCACGCTGATTGTGAATACGCTGGCAGAGCTTATTCGTCAGCGGCTTCGTCGGCAATATGGGCAACAGGAGGGGCAGCCATGAGCGCCGTGAAAAATAATCACCGCTGGCGCTGGTTAACGGGCGGCGCGGTGGCGGTCAGCTTGCTGGCTTTTGTTCTGCTGATTGCGCTGCTCGCCTGGCAGGGCTTTCGCTATTTCTGGCCGCAGGCAGTGACGCTCTATACTGTTCAGCAAACCGTCGGCACTTCACAGATGCTGGGTGAAATTGTTCAGAAACAGAGCGTAACCCGCCAACAGCTTGAGGCGAGTGGCCGGGTGCTGCCGGCAGGTTTGCCGCCAGAAATGACGCGCTACCTGATCAAAACCGGGAATCGCGATTTTGCCGCCACCGATTTCCAGAGTCTGCTGAGTTATCAGATTGTGGCGCAGGAACAGCCAACCGGGGTGATTGCGCTCCAGCGGCGATCGGGCGGTATGGCGTATGGCTGGTTTGACGGGCTGCTGGAGAATGGGCAGCCGCTGGTGGCCCGCAATATGATGCGCGCCCTGCAGCTGCGCATTAAACAGTCTCAGCAGCATCTGTCGCAGGCGGAGAAGATACGTCGTGTCAGCATGGCCAGGCTTAACAGCGAGCTGAACCAGCTGGCGCAGCGTCAGCACCGGCTCCAGCAGGAGAATCAGTACACTGCCCAGGCGCAGTCGATCCATCAGGCTGACAGCAGCGAGCTGCAGCGTCAGTTCGCGCTGAAAGCGCGGCAGCTTAATGATCTTAACAGCGAAAGCAGCAGTACAGTGCTGATCCTGCGTGATGCGCAGGGCCAGCAGCACTTTATCCCGCTCAATCAGATTTTATCGGCCTGGTACCCCAACGCGATGAGCTATGGCGAGAAGGCGCTGCACTTTGCCTGGCAGATCTGGCACTTTGTCAGCGGCACGCCGGGCGAAAGCGTGGGCGAGGGCGGCGTTTTCCCGGCTATATTTGGCACAGTGCTGATGGTGCTGCTGATGTCCGTGGTGGTGATGCCGCTCGGCGTCGTCGCGGCAATCTGGCTGCATGAATACGCCGGAAACGGGCTGATGACGCGGCTGGTGCGGATTGCCGTGGTGAACCTGGCTGGCGTGCCCTCTATCGTCTATGGCGTCTTTGGCCTGGGCTTTTTTGTCTGGCTGGCAGGCGGAAGCCTGGATCGACTCTTTTTCGCAGATGCTTTGCCCAACCCGACGTTCGGCACCCCGGGCCTGCTGTGGGCCTCCCTGACGTTAGCATTACTGACGCTGCCGGTGGTGATTGTGGCGACTGAGGAGGGGTTATCACGCATTCCCAACTCGTTACGTCAGGGGTCGCTGGCGCTGGGCGCCACGCAGGCGGAAACGTTGTGGCACGTCACGCTGCCGCTGGCGGTGCCGGCGATGCTGACCGGGCTTATCCTGGCGGTGGCGCGTGCCGCCGGGGAAACGGCGCCGCTGATGCTGGTGGGCGTAGTGAAGATGGTGCCCGAGCTGCCTGTGGATGCAGTCTTCCCCTATCTGCACCTTGACCGCAAATTTATGCATCTGGGCTTTCAGATTTATGACCTGGCGTTTCAGAGCCCTAACGCGCAGGCAGACAGGCCGTTGGTATTTGCTACCGCGCTGCTGCTGGTGACAATTATTCTGGCGCTGAATGTGCTGGCGATGGCGTTGCGTCATCGTCTGCGTGAACGTTATCGCGCATTAATGAACTGAGTGAGAAATATGGCGATCCCTGAAGAGCTGACCAGCACGCTGGAGCTGGAGAATTTTTCCCTGTGGTATGGCGACAAGCAGGCGTTAAAAACCATCTCGCAGCGCTTCCCTGAAAACCGGATTACCGCACTGATTGGCCCTTCAGGCTGCGGTAAATCGACATTATTACGCAGCCTGAACCGGATGAATGAGCTGATTGATGGCTGCCGGACGGAAGGGGATATTCGACTTCATCAGCAGTCGATTATGTCAGCCACTCAGGACCTGGCCGCGCTACGCAGAAGGGTGGGGATGGTGTTTCAGCGCCCGAATCCGTTTCCGAAAACTATTTACGAAAACGTGGTCTACGGCCTGCGATTACAGGGGGTGCGCGACCGACGCGTGCTGGATGAGGCGGTAGAGCGCGCCTTACGCGCGGCGGCGTTATGGGCCGAGGTGAAAGATAACCTCTGGCAAAACGCCCTGACGCTCTCCAGCGGGCAGCAGCAGCGGCTGGTGATTGCGCGAGCCATTGCGATCGAACCCGAAATTTTGCTGCTGGATGAACCGACATCGGCGCTGGACCCTATCTCCACGCTGGTGATTGAGGAGCTGATGAGCACGCTCAAGCAGCATTTCACGCTGATCCTGGTCACCCACAATATGCAGCAGGCGGCGCGGGTATCCGATTTCACCGCCTTTATGCATCAGGGCAGCGTGGTGGAGTTTGGCGAGACGGACGAACTGTTTACCACGCCGCGCCAGCGCCGTACCGAAGATTACATTACCGGGCGCTACGGCTGAGAAAACGCCAGCCGCATAAAACAAAACACCCGATGAAGTTCACCGGGTGTGGGTATGGAGAATATCTGGCGGGTGGCCCTGGCGGTCAGTCGAAGGCGTGCCCTTCTTCAGGCAGCTTTTCGCCATCCAGCCAGGCCGCGTTGTCCCGCATCTCCAGCCTGCCATCCACAAACCAGCTCACCACCAGCGGGTAGATAGCGTGCTCCTGATGCTGCACACGCGCGGTAACATCCTCTTCGCCATCTTCAGCAAATACCGGAACTTTCGCCTGAAGGATCACCGGGCCGCCATCCAGCTGCTCGGTCACAAAATGCACCGAGGTGCCGTGCTCTTCATCGCCATTTTCAATCGCCTGGCGATGCGTATGCAGGCCGGGATATTTCGGCAGCAGGGAAGGGTGAATGTTCAGCATGCGTCCGGCATAGTGCTGCACGAAGGCTGGGCTGAGAATGCGCATATAGCCAGCCAGCACCACCAGGTCGGGCGCATAAGCATCGATCTCCAGCATCAGCTGGTTATCGAACGCCTCGCGGTCCGCAAACTGGGAAGCGGCCAGCGCATGGGCGGGCACGCCCGCTTCACGCGCTCGCGTCAGACCATACGCCTGTGATTTATTGCTGAACACGGCAGCGACGCTGCCGCGGATC belongs to Erwinia pyri and includes:
- a CDS encoding ABC transporter permease subunit → MSSTPIPAQFNGRRRRFIDRLTRRVVRICGLAILLVMFLLFVWLLWVVVPLFATPSLSNEQQIVLPPSQPSVAMGMDAGQQWGWRIDKQGQGFFIPLSSQAASAPYPLSRGTVAAVSTPDDRSILLRSESGLVLVQPQFSTVTNEPLWRFPLGDKPLAGSDPDASLITLAQLDEQRWLVAQASAQQITLIKYQLNTAAEIFTVNTPGVTQLLLSPDGQRLFTVSGTILRVWKITPQGPVLRDTHTLNSVPARIALMSGGSSLLIADSRGISQWFDIASESGPQLHYIRQFAGAEEGGVLITEAHRRVFATLNPEGALRLYASKQQGAILSSQLHSGAGLATFAPRGDGLLLEHDGIWRHYRLTNPWPDISWRNLWQKVWYEHYPAADYVWQSTSANDEYQGKYSLVPMVAGTLKAAGLAMLFATPLALAAAMYTAWFMAPGLRRWVKPAIEMMGALPSVVIGLIAGLWLAPQLADRLLGVLLLPLLLAGVLLLCSWGSQQLSPVWRHRLCREGREIWILMPLMLLTAALSLWLIPLLEHQLFDNGLAGRFSQNYQQRNLLIAGVAMGFALVPLIFTLAEDAIFSVPASLGQGSLALGATPWQTLIRVVVPGASSGIFAALMIGFGRALGETMIMLMATGNTPVTEGGLLQGVRTLAANVAIEMPEAAAGSAHYRILFLSALVLLIFTLIVNTLAELIRQRLRRQYGQQEGQP
- the pstB gene encoding phosphate ABC transporter ATP-binding protein PstB — encoded protein: MAIPEELTSTLELENFSLWYGDKQALKTISQRFPENRITALIGPSGCGKSTLLRSLNRMNELIDGCRTEGDIRLHQQSIMSATQDLAALRRRVGMVFQRPNPFPKTIYENVVYGLRLQGVRDRRVLDEAVERALRAAALWAEVKDNLWQNALTLSSGQQQRLVIARAIAIEPEILLLDEPTSALDPISTLVIEELMSTLKQHFTLILVTHNMQQAARVSDFTAFMHQGSVVEFGETDELFTTPRQRRTEDYITGRYG
- the purN gene encoding phosphoribosylglycinamide formyltransferase produces the protein MKRLVVLISGQGSNLQAILDACEQGQIRGSVAAVFSNKSQAYGLTRAREAGVPAHALAASQFADREAFDNQLMLEIDAYAPDLVVLAGYMRILSPAFVQHYAGRMLNIHPSLLPKYPGLHTHRQAIENGDEEHGTSVHFVTEQLDGGPVILQAKVPVFAEDGEEDVTARVQHQEHAIYPLVVSWFVDGRLEMRDNAAWLDGEKLPEEGHAFD
- the pstA gene encoding phosphate ABC transporter permease PstA; the encoded protein is MSAVKNNHRWRWLTGGAVAVSLLAFVLLIALLAWQGFRYFWPQAVTLYTVQQTVGTSQMLGEIVQKQSVTRQQLEASGRVLPAGLPPEMTRYLIKTGNRDFAATDFQSLLSYQIVAQEQPTGVIALQRRSGGMAYGWFDGLLENGQPLVARNMMRALQLRIKQSQQHLSQAEKIRRVSMARLNSELNQLAQRQHRLQQENQYTAQAQSIHQADSSELQRQFALKARQLNDLNSESSSTVLILRDAQGQQHFIPLNQILSAWYPNAMSYGEKALHFAWQIWHFVSGTPGESVGEGGVFPAIFGTVLMVLLMSVVVMPLGVVAAIWLHEYAGNGLMTRLVRIAVVNLAGVPSIVYGVFGLGFFVWLAGGSLDRLFFADALPNPTFGTPGLLWASLTLALLTLPVVIVATEEGLSRIPNSLRQGSLALGATQAETLWHVTLPLAVPAMLTGLILAVARAAGETAPLMLVGVVKMVPELPVDAVFPYLHLDRKFMHLGFQIYDLAFQSPNAQADRPLVFATALLLVTIILALNVLAMALRHRLRERYRALMN